The following proteins are encoded in a genomic region of Polynucleobacter paludilacus:
- a CDS encoding outer membrane protein assembly factor BamE, giving the protein MSACSTAVDDTQRVWANKIFQPYVPDVVQGNFISSEQYSKLELGMSREQVRQIMGTPLLADYFHANRWDYVFEFKRDGQKIAKDRRVTIFFDGNKVVKFDGDALPTEVELVAEIDGYSKVKRSFWQRITGTGKGPVTPPLQQPELLVPSKTEAVSTSSAAPASATTTSDNNTTTTK; this is encoded by the coding sequence ATGAGTGCTTGCTCTACCGCGGTAGATGACACTCAGCGTGTTTGGGCTAATAAGATTTTTCAACCCTATGTTCCTGACGTGGTTCAGGGAAACTTTATATCCAGCGAACAGTACTCCAAGTTGGAATTAGGGATGTCCCGTGAACAGGTTCGCCAAATCATGGGAACCCCTTTGCTTGCAGACTACTTTCACGCCAACCGTTGGGACTACGTGTTTGAATTTAAGCGTGATGGTCAGAAGATCGCAAAAGATCGTCGTGTCACGATATTTTTTGATGGAAACAAGGTCGTGAAATTTGATGGCGACGCACTGCCAACTGAGGTGGAATTGGTGGCTGAGATTGATGGTTACTCTAAAGTCAAACGCAGCTTTTGGCAAAGAATTACAGGTACTGGCAAAGGTCCAGTGACCCCTCCTTTGCAACAGCCTGAATTATTAGTTCCTAGCAAAACAGAAGCCGTGTCGACAAGCTCAGCCGCTCCTGCTAGCGCTACAACAACGAGCGATAACAATACAACTACCACTAAGTAG
- the fur gene encoding ferric iron uptake transcriptional regulator, producing the protein MATNQNPTTADLRDIGLKATGPRMKILDFFHQNAGTHFSAEDVHVALAKDDHEIGLATVYRVLTQFEQAGLLLRSHFESSKGDGRAIYELNEGQHHDHLVCLDCGHVEEFVDEAIEKRQKDIAKNLGFTLQEHALAMYGHCLKRNCRNKQKQ; encoded by the coding sequence ATGGCCACGAACCAAAACCCTACTACTGCAGATTTACGCGATATTGGCCTCAAAGCCACTGGTCCAAGAATGAAAATCTTGGATTTTTTCCATCAAAATGCGGGCACCCACTTCAGTGCTGAGGATGTCCACGTTGCCTTGGCAAAAGATGACCATGAAATTGGTTTAGCCACCGTTTATCGGGTACTGACCCAGTTTGAGCAAGCTGGGTTGCTCCTGAGGAGCCATTTTGAGTCCAGCAAAGGTGATGGTAGGGCAATTTATGAGCTCAATGAAGGACAGCACCATGATCACCTGGTTTGCCTTGACTGCGGCCACGTAGAAGAATTCGTCGATGAGGCGATTGAAAAAAGACAAAAGGATATTGCCAAAAATCTGGGCTTCACGCTTCAGGAGCACGCTCTAGCAATGTATGGGCACTGCCTCAAAAGAAACTGTAGAAATAAGCAGAAACAATAA
- the dapB gene encoding 4-hydroxy-tetrahydrodipicolinate reductase — MKIAIAGATGRMGKMLIEAVLNTPDAQLVGALEHTGSTQVGEDAGAFLGKKTGVTITADIAAALSDAEYLIDFTRPEGTMAHLAVAQKTGSKMIIGTTGLNIEQLDSLKIASKNLAIVFAPNMSVGVNVTFKLLEVAAKMLSEGYDIEVIEAHHRHKVDAPSGTALRMGEVIAKALGERLDDVAVYAREGHTGERKQGSIGFATIRGGDIVGDHTVLFAGEGERIEISHKSSSRQSYAQGSLRAARFLQKQQTGLFDMQDVLGLRN; from the coding sequence ATGAAAATTGCAATTGCCGGCGCTACTGGTCGGATGGGAAAGATGCTCATCGAGGCAGTGCTCAACACGCCTGACGCGCAACTGGTTGGAGCCCTTGAGCATACTGGCTCTACCCAGGTCGGCGAGGATGCCGGTGCATTTTTAGGTAAGAAAACAGGAGTCACGATCACCGCAGACATCGCTGCTGCGCTGAGCGATGCGGAATACTTGATTGATTTCACCCGCCCTGAAGGAACGATGGCGCATTTGGCAGTTGCGCAAAAGACCGGTAGCAAAATGATTATTGGCACTACCGGCTTGAATATTGAGCAGCTCGATTCCCTCAAGATCGCTTCTAAAAATTTAGCAATCGTGTTTGCGCCCAATATGAGTGTGGGCGTGAATGTCACATTTAAGTTATTGGAAGTCGCAGCAAAAATGTTGAGCGAGGGCTATGACATTGAAGTTATCGAAGCGCATCATCGCCATAAAGTGGATGCTCCGTCCGGTACCGCTTTGCGCATGGGCGAGGTGATTGCTAAGGCTCTAGGAGAGAGGCTTGATGATGTTGCGGTCTATGCTCGTGAAGGTCACACTGGTGAGCGCAAGCAGGGCAGTATTGGCTTTGCGACTATTCGGGGTGGCGATATTGTGGGGGATCACACGGTCTTATTCGCAGGCGAAGGTGAGCGAATTGAGATTAGTCACAAATCGTCCAGTCGTCAGTCTTACGCTCAAGGCTCTTTGCGGGCTGCACGTTTTCTGCAAAAACAACAAACCGGCTTATTCGATATGCAGGATGTATTGGGCTTGCGTAATTAA
- a CDS encoding CopD family protein, producing the protein MGNGYLWTKTIHIVLIASWFAGLFYLPRIYVNLAEEKNTEAYARLLGMAERLFRFMTILAIPALLCGLLLWLYFGIGIGDAWLHAKLFFVILVIGYHHACWSLLQKFRQGRNARSGIWYRWFNEVPVLLLLIITALAVIKP; encoded by the coding sequence ATGGGTAACGGGTATCTCTGGACTAAGACGATCCATATCGTTTTGATTGCTTCCTGGTTTGCTGGGCTGTTTTATTTGCCTCGTATTTATGTCAACTTGGCTGAAGAAAAAAATACTGAAGCCTATGCACGTCTTTTAGGGATGGCAGAGCGCCTGTTTCGTTTTATGACTATCCTGGCGATTCCGGCACTTTTATGCGGTTTATTGCTATGGTTATATTTTGGAATTGGGATAGGCGATGCCTGGTTGCATGCCAAATTATTCTTTGTGATTCTGGTGATTGGCTACCACCATGCTTGCTGGAGTCTATTGCAAAAATTTCGTCAGGGACGTAACGCTCGCTCAGGCATTTGGTATCGCTGGTTTAATGAAGTGCCAGTCCTTCTCCTGCTTATCATCACTGCATTGGCAGTGATCAAACCGTAA
- a CDS encoding rubredoxin, with protein sequence MEFKTYMCLICGWVYDEAVGCPEEGIAPGTLWKDVPMNWTCPECGARKEDFEMMAI encoded by the coding sequence ATGGAATTTAAGACCTATATGTGCCTTATTTGCGGCTGGGTTTATGACGAAGCAGTGGGATGTCCAGAAGAAGGTATTGCCCCTGGCACGCTATGGAAAGATGTGCCAATGAACTGGACTTGCCCTGAGTGCGGAGCGCGTAAAGAAGATTTTGAAATGATGGCTATTTAA
- the holA gene encoding DNA polymerase III subunit delta: MVKTDAFQAHLKSLTAASHFSPLYVFSGDEPLLMMEAMDQLRSKARQLGYTEREVMLQERGFDWSALLNAGQTMSLFGDRRWIELRMPTGKPGRDGADALKQFAAQVASQTNPDGPETIVCIVLPRLDMKTKSSPWFGSLDEAGMAIQIDSLDRSHLPHWIAGRLQKQGQTVQSGPEGQRALEFIAEQVEGNLIAAHQEIQKLGLLYPAGQLLEEQIRSAILKVARYNVFELSEAMLAGDLPRINRMLDGLKGEGEPLVLILWSVTEELRLISKLKAASDAGESVQQLLRANRVWGNKERLYLAALKRVQASRIRQAIQVAAGLDRQSKGLHAAELPGDPWDGLRLVGNLLR; this comes from the coding sequence ATGGTTAAAACGGATGCCTTTCAGGCTCATCTCAAGTCATTAACTGCAGCTAGTCATTTTTCTCCGCTATATGTTTTTAGTGGCGATGAGCCCTTATTGATGATGGAAGCAATGGATCAATTGCGCTCCAAGGCAAGACAGCTAGGGTATACCGAGCGTGAGGTGATGTTACAAGAGCGTGGTTTTGATTGGAGTGCACTACTCAATGCAGGGCAAACAATGTCCTTATTTGGTGATCGGCGCTGGATCGAATTGCGGATGCCGACAGGCAAGCCTGGTCGGGATGGCGCAGACGCACTGAAACAATTTGCTGCACAAGTCGCCTCTCAAACGAATCCAGACGGTCCAGAGACAATTGTGTGTATTGTTTTGCCTAGACTGGATATGAAGACTAAATCTTCACCATGGTTCGGTAGTCTCGACGAAGCAGGTATGGCGATTCAAATCGACTCTCTAGATCGTAGTCACTTACCCCATTGGATTGCAGGACGCCTGCAAAAACAGGGACAAACCGTTCAAAGCGGGCCTGAAGGTCAGCGCGCCCTGGAATTTATTGCGGAGCAGGTTGAAGGTAACTTGATTGCTGCCCATCAAGAAATTCAGAAACTAGGGCTTCTGTATCCTGCAGGCCAGCTATTAGAGGAGCAAATTCGTTCAGCGATTTTGAAGGTCGCTCGATACAACGTATTTGAGCTCAGCGAGGCGATGCTGGCGGGAGATCTGCCCCGGATCAATCGGATGCTGGACGGTCTCAAGGGTGAGGGTGAGCCTTTAGTGCTGATTCTCTGGAGCGTAACCGAAGAGCTTCGGCTAATATCTAAGCTAAAGGCAGCAAGTGATGCTGGTGAGTCTGTTCAGCAATTATTGCGGGCTAATCGGGTTTGGGGCAATAAAGAAAGACTCTATCTTGCCGCATTAAAGCGGGTTCAGGCTTCCCGAATACGTCAGGCTATTCAGGTCGCGGCTGGCTTAGATCGTCAGTCAAAGGGATTGCATGCTGCCGAACTTCCGGGGGATCCTTGGGATGGTTTGCGTTTAGTCGGTAATTTATTGCGTTAA
- a CDS encoding LPS-assembly lipoprotein LptE has protein sequence MKRTSKPQLEIALLSPQRRSLLALFGAWPILSLAGCGYRMRGMVAIPYKVIAITGNPSPPLRADLQRVILTGTDAKVAINPKDADLILEIINDTSGEEILAYNSNGQVSAYRLNIRAGFRAYDTAGGEIVPDSEIYVTRDLDFSVSTVLAVDAQKQQFLGVMRSDLAIQILRRVAASAKAPQAKSF, from the coding sequence ATGAAGAGAACCAGCAAGCCACAACTTGAAATCGCATTGCTTAGTCCCCAAAGAAGGTCTTTACTTGCTTTGTTTGGAGCCTGGCCAATCCTTTCTCTTGCAGGCTGTGGTTATCGCATGCGGGGGATGGTCGCAATCCCATATAAGGTTATTGCTATTACTGGTAATCCATCCCCACCATTGCGTGCAGATTTGCAAAGAGTGATTCTGACGGGAACGGATGCCAAGGTGGCGATCAACCCTAAGGATGCCGATCTGATTCTGGAGATTATTAACGATACTTCAGGTGAAGAAATTTTGGCTTACAACTCGAACGGCCAAGTTTCCGCCTATCGCCTGAATATTCGAGCAGGCTTTAGGGCCTACGATACAGCCGGTGGTGAAATCGTTCCCGATTCAGAAATTTATGTGACACGAGACTTGGACTTCTCGGTGTCAACCGTTTTGGCGGTGGACGCTCAAAAGCAGCAATTTCTCGGTGTCATGCGGTCTGATTTAGCAATTCAAATTTTGCGTCGCGTTGCTGCATCAGCTAAAGCCCCACAAGCTAAAAGCTTCTAG
- a CDS encoding glutamate-5-semialdehyde dehydrogenase, with amino-acid sequence MSTSIKQMMQEMGQRARVASRAMARASSEQKNQALTQIAKVIRENAAEIMRVNLLDVEQAKENGQDAAFIDRLTMTSKTIESMALGLEQIVSLADPIGQLSAAKKQSSGIEISQMRVPLGVIGIIYESRPNVTIDAAALCLKSGNAVILRGGSEALHSNTLLAKMIQTGLSAAGLPQDAVQVVETVDRAAVGEMITMTAYIDVIVPRGGKSLIARLMSEARVPMIKHLDGICHTYIDADADLAMAVKVCDNAKTQRYAPCNAMETLLVNQSVASQVLPTLCKIYQDKGIELRVDATTRKTLESAGFKGLVDAQEEDWSTEYLAPILSIKTVANLDEAMSHIERYGSKHTDAIITNNQAHANRFLREVDSASVMVNASTRFADGFEYGLGAEIGISNDKLHARGPVGLEGLTSLKYIVMGHGEIRT; translated from the coding sequence ATGAGTACTTCTATTAAGCAGATGATGCAAGAAATGGGTCAAAGAGCTCGAGTAGCATCGAGAGCAATGGCGCGTGCATCAAGCGAACAAAAAAACCAAGCCCTTACTCAGATTGCTAAGGTCATACGCGAGAACGCTGCTGAAATTATGCGCGTCAATTTGCTTGACGTTGAACAAGCAAAAGAAAATGGTCAGGATGCCGCCTTTATCGATCGTTTAACTATGACGTCCAAAACGATTGAAAGTATGGCTTTAGGGTTAGAACAAATTGTTTCGCTTGCAGATCCGATTGGTCAGTTGAGCGCAGCAAAAAAGCAGTCCTCTGGAATCGAGATCTCACAAATGCGCGTGCCATTAGGAGTGATTGGCATCATCTATGAATCGCGTCCAAATGTCACAATTGATGCTGCCGCTCTTTGTCTCAAATCTGGTAATGCGGTGATATTACGTGGCGGTTCCGAGGCACTTCACTCGAATACCCTTTTGGCAAAAATGATCCAAACCGGCTTAAGTGCCGCTGGTTTGCCTCAAGATGCTGTGCAGGTGGTCGAGACGGTAGACCGAGCTGCGGTTGGTGAAATGATCACCATGACTGCATATATCGATGTCATCGTACCTCGGGGTGGTAAGAGTTTGATTGCGCGTTTAATGTCAGAAGCGCGAGTGCCCATGATTAAGCACTTGGATGGTATTTGTCATACCTATATTGATGCTGACGCTGATTTAGCAATGGCTGTGAAGGTTTGCGATAACGCTAAAACGCAGCGCTATGCGCCATGTAATGCCATGGAAACTTTATTGGTTAATCAGAGTGTTGCTTCCCAAGTTTTGCCCACCCTTTGCAAGATTTACCAAGATAAGGGCATAGAGTTGCGTGTAGATGCCACTACCCGTAAGACGCTGGAGTCTGCAGGCTTTAAAGGCTTGGTAGATGCTCAAGAGGAAGATTGGTCAACGGAGTATCTGGCGCCTATCTTATCGATTAAAACGGTCGCAAATCTTGATGAGGCTATGAGTCATATCGAGCGTTATGGCAGCAAGCATACTGATGCCATCATTACAAATAATCAAGCTCATGCCAATCGCTTCTTGCGGGAAGTGGATAGTGCAAGCGTGATGGTCAATGCCAGTACTCGTTTTGCCGATGGCTTTGAATATGGTCTAGGTGCTGAAATCGGAATATCAAACGATAAGTTGCATGCCCGCGGCCCAGTTGGCTTAGAGGGCTTAACTTCATTGAAGTACATCGTGATGGGTCACGGTGAAATTCGCACTTAA
- the leuS gene encoding leucine--tRNA ligase, whose translation MSKDYDYRKIEAAARADWESAQVYRVTEDAKDSTGNLKPKYYACSMLPYPSGKLHMGHVRNYTINDVMARQLRMQGYNVLMPMGWDAFGMPAENAAIQNKVPPAKWTYDNIAYMKKQMAAMGLAIDWSREVATCSPDYYRWNQWLFLKMLEKGIAYRKTQVVNWDPIDQTVLANEQVIDGRGWRSGALVEKREIPGYYFNITAYAESLLDGLEDLGWPERVKTMQQNWIGKSKGVRFSFKHEIKGHDGQFIQDGRLYVFTTRPDTIMGVTFCAVAAEHPLATKAAISNPELTSFIEKCKKGSVIEADLATQEKEGMFTGLFVTHPFTHEPIPVWVGNYVLMSYGDGAVMGVPAHDERDFAFALKYELPIKQVIAQKGASSMFNATHWQDWYAQKDSVECLNSGRYDGMSHDEAFKAVADDLAQLGVGEIKTTYRLRDWGISRQRYWGTPIPIIHCGDEQHPGCGAVPVPEADLPVVLPEDCVPDGSGNPLNKRADFINVKCPKCGKPAKRETDTMDTFVDSSWYFMRYANPDADSMVDARNEYWMPMDQYIGGIEHAILHLLYARFWTKVMFDLGLISFKEPFQNLLTQGMVLNETYYSEDASGKKTWLNPLDVELELDDKGRPLGAKLKGDPSTQVMIGGVEKMSKSKNNGVDPQSLIDEYGADTARLFTMFAAPPEQQLEWSAAGVDGASRFLRRVWLYASSQAPIISALSKTDLAVPAKLTDAEKELRREVHHILKQANFDYQRRQYNTVVSAAMKMLNLLEPFKLNEACTIGTPVLAECISILLRILYPVVPHMTHVLWQDLGYTPAFGPLLDAPWPVVDESALIQTEINLMLQINGKLRGEIRVPAEATKEQIESLALQSTPAIKALDGAIPKKVIVVPGRLVNIVA comes from the coding sequence ATGAGTAAGGATTATGACTACCGCAAAATAGAAGCGGCAGCACGAGCTGACTGGGAGTCAGCACAGGTTTATCGCGTCACTGAAGATGCCAAAGACTCAACAGGAAATCTAAAGCCGAAGTACTACGCTTGTTCCATGTTGCCCTATCCTTCGGGCAAGTTGCATATGGGTCACGTGCGCAACTACACCATCAATGATGTGATGGCACGTCAGCTGCGAATGCAGGGCTATAACGTTTTGATGCCCATGGGCTGGGATGCATTTGGTATGCCTGCCGAGAATGCAGCGATTCAGAATAAAGTGCCTCCTGCAAAATGGACCTACGACAACATTGCTTATATGAAGAAGCAAATGGCTGCAATGGGTCTTGCAATTGACTGGTCTAGAGAGGTAGCTACCTGCAGTCCCGATTACTACCGCTGGAATCAGTGGCTCTTTTTAAAGATGTTAGAAAAAGGGATCGCTTATCGCAAAACTCAAGTAGTGAACTGGGATCCAATTGATCAAACGGTCTTAGCCAATGAACAAGTGATCGATGGGCGCGGCTGGCGTTCTGGTGCTTTAGTCGAGAAACGCGAAATCCCTGGCTACTACTTCAACATTACTGCTTATGCAGAATCTCTCTTGGATGGCCTGGAAGATTTAGGTTGGCCGGAGCGCGTCAAGACCATGCAGCAAAATTGGATTGGTAAAAGCAAAGGCGTTCGCTTCTCCTTTAAGCATGAGATCAAAGGACATGATGGCCAGTTCATTCAGGATGGTCGCTTGTATGTTTTCACTACTCGCCCAGATACGATTATGGGCGTCACTTTCTGTGCAGTAGCTGCCGAGCATCCATTGGCAACTAAGGCTGCCATAAGTAATCCAGAGCTGACCAGTTTTATTGAGAAATGCAAGAAGGGTAGCGTGATTGAAGCTGATCTCGCCACCCAAGAAAAAGAAGGGATGTTTACGGGCCTATTTGTGACACATCCTTTCACACATGAGCCTATTCCTGTTTGGGTGGGTAATTATGTTTTGATGTCCTATGGCGATGGTGCCGTGATGGGTGTGCCGGCACATGATGAGCGTGACTTTGCTTTTGCTCTGAAATACGAGTTGCCAATCAAGCAAGTGATCGCCCAAAAGGGTGCTTCATCCATGTTTAATGCTACGCATTGGCAGGACTGGTATGCACAGAAGGACTCAGTTGAATGCCTTAATAGCGGTCGCTACGATGGGATGTCTCATGATGAGGCCTTCAAGGCGGTTGCTGATGATTTAGCTCAGCTCGGCGTTGGAGAAATTAAAACGACTTATCGTTTGCGCGATTGGGGTATCTCTCGACAGCGTTATTGGGGCACGCCCATTCCGATTATTCACTGTGGTGATGAGCAGCACCCTGGTTGCGGTGCGGTTCCAGTGCCTGAAGCAGATCTGCCGGTAGTATTGCCAGAGGACTGCGTTCCAGACGGTAGCGGCAATCCACTCAATAAGCGTGCTGACTTCATCAATGTGAAGTGTCCCAAATGCGGTAAGCCTGCCAAGCGGGAAACTGACACTATGGATACCTTCGTTGATTCGTCTTGGTATTTCATGCGCTATGCGAACCCGGACGCAGATTCCATGGTCGACGCCCGAAATGAATACTGGATGCCGATGGATCAATACATCGGTGGTATTGAGCACGCTATTTTGCATTTACTGTATGCGCGTTTTTGGACTAAGGTCATGTTTGACTTAGGCCTCATTTCTTTTAAAGAACCTTTTCAAAATTTATTAACGCAGGGTATGGTTCTGAATGAAACCTATTACTCTGAAGACGCATCAGGCAAGAAGACTTGGCTCAATCCTTTAGATGTCGAGTTAGAGCTGGATGACAAGGGTCGTCCGCTGGGTGCCAAGTTAAAAGGAGATCCTTCAACACAAGTCATGATTGGCGGTGTTGAGAAGATGTCGAAGAGTAAAAATAATGGCGTTGATCCACAGTCACTGATTGATGAATATGGTGCGGATACCGCTCGTTTATTTACGATGTTCGCTGCGCCTCCTGAGCAGCAATTGGAATGGTCCGCTGCGGGTGTTGATGGCGCATCGCGTTTCTTACGGCGTGTTTGGCTTTATGCAAGCAGTCAAGCGCCGATCATTAGCGCATTGAGTAAGACAGATCTAGCCGTCCCCGCTAAGCTCACGGATGCAGAAAAAGAATTGCGCCGTGAGGTACATCACATTTTGAAGCAAGCAAATTTCGACTATCAACGTCGCCAATACAATACGGTGGTTTCTGCGGCCATGAAAATGCTGAACTTGCTTGAGCCATTTAAGCTGAACGAGGCATGCACCATCGGTACCCCTGTATTGGCTGAATGCATCAGTATCTTGTTGCGCATTCTTTATCCCGTTGTACCTCATATGACTCATGTTCTATGGCAGGACTTGGGATATACCCCTGCTTTTGGGCCCCTATTGGATGCACCATGGCCAGTGGTAGATGAGAGCGCCCTCATTCAGACAGAAATCAATCTCATGCTGCAAATCAACGGCAAGCTCAGGGGCGAGATTCGGGTGCCAGCAGAGGCCACTAAAGAGCAAATCGAGTCTCTAGCTTTGCAGAGCACACCAGCCATTAAAGCACTGGATGGGGCAATTCCTAAAAAAGTGATTGTGGTTCCTGGCCGCCTCGTTAATATTGTGGCTTAA
- a CDS encoding THUMP domain-containing class I SAM-dependent RNA methyltransferase, with protein sequence MRFFVVCPGGLEAPLAQELAAIAARPDAKALGSWVIDPTPTSPTGGVGLAGPISAAMALNLHSRIASRVLLQLAEAPYRLEEDLYRLTHGLAWEDWFTPQQTLRVDVTAHRSPLKSLNFATLKVKDAIVDRLREVSGDRPSIDTAFPDVRVQVHLTANQMTIYLDTSGEALFKRGWRDEKGDAPLKENLAAGILSITGWQPSQTLFDPMCGSGTFLIEAAQMALAIPPGGIRAGLYGEGAKPSKLAYRPLVTSEHGFGFERLKPFQVDAEVKKWTALKESSKAEMLVKRKQFPTAESLQISGSDINEKLVAMFKGNWQRAQLPDMPVVRQIDAMASKPPAAAQNPIMLLNPPYGERLVIKGGRGRSAADEQSAEPEDRFSQNLETGRQIAKRSSRESLKRLQAEEERDPQFVEFLRQFGQHLKDAFGGWSVFVLTADMALPGQLRIKESKRTPLFNGPLECRLFKFEMHAKRDSVA encoded by the coding sequence ATGAGATTTTTTGTTGTTTGTCCTGGAGGCTTAGAAGCCCCACTTGCGCAAGAGTTGGCAGCGATTGCCGCGCGCCCAGATGCAAAAGCGTTAGGCAGTTGGGTCATTGATCCAACACCCACCAGCCCAACGGGCGGAGTGGGTTTGGCAGGCCCGATCTCTGCCGCAATGGCTTTAAATCTCCACTCTCGAATTGCCAGTCGGGTGCTTCTACAGCTTGCTGAGGCTCCTTATCGGCTGGAAGAGGACTTATACCGCCTTACGCATGGCTTGGCTTGGGAAGATTGGTTTACGCCACAGCAAACCTTGCGGGTTGATGTGACTGCCCATCGTTCACCGCTCAAGAGTCTCAATTTTGCGACACTCAAAGTGAAAGATGCGATTGTTGATCGATTGCGCGAGGTATCAGGTGATCGTCCTAGTATTGATACTGCCTTTCCAGATGTGCGCGTGCAGGTTCATTTGACTGCAAACCAGATGACAATTTACCTTGATACTTCTGGTGAAGCCTTGTTTAAGAGAGGCTGGCGTGATGAAAAAGGTGATGCACCGCTGAAGGAGAATTTAGCGGCAGGTATTTTGTCCATTACGGGATGGCAGCCCTCACAAACTTTATTTGATCCGATGTGCGGCAGTGGTACTTTCCTGATTGAAGCTGCGCAAATGGCCTTAGCCATTCCTCCCGGAGGCATTCGGGCTGGTTTATATGGAGAGGGCGCCAAACCCAGCAAGCTGGCTTATCGACCGCTGGTCACTTCAGAGCATGGCTTTGGTTTTGAGCGCCTCAAGCCATTTCAAGTGGATGCTGAAGTCAAGAAGTGGACTGCACTCAAAGAGTCGTCGAAAGCTGAAATGCTGGTGAAGCGCAAACAATTTCCTACTGCAGAGTCTTTGCAAATCAGTGGTAGCGATATTAATGAAAAACTGGTCGCGATGTTTAAAGGTAATTGGCAACGGGCTCAACTGCCAGATATGCCCGTTGTTCGTCAAATTGATGCGATGGCGAGCAAGCCGCCTGCAGCTGCTCAAAACCCCATCATGTTGCTGAACCCACCCTATGGCGAGCGTCTGGTGATTAAAGGTGGTAGGGGACGATCTGCTGCAGACGAGCAATCAGCAGAGCCAGAGGATCGCTTCAGTCAGAATTTAGAAACGGGTCGACAAATCGCTAAGCGCTCAAGTCGTGAATCCTTAAAACGTTTACAAGCGGAAGAGGAGCGGGATCCTCAGTTTGTGGAGTTCTTGCGCCAATTTGGTCAGCATTTAAAGGATGCTTTTGGAGGTTGGAGCGTTTTTGTTCTCACAGCCGATATGGCTTTACCAGGCCAACTCAGAATCAAAGAGTCTAAGCGCACCCCCTTATTTAATGGTCCTCTAGAATGCCGTCTCTTTAAATTTGAGATGCACGCTAAAAGAGACTCAGTTGCGTAG